In Candidatus Desulfofervidus auxilii, one genomic interval encodes:
- a CDS encoding menaquinone biosynthesis decarboxylase: MAYQDLQSFLKDLEKADELLRIKEPISPYLEITEFTDRISKQHGPALLFENVVGYKTPVLTNAFGSFKRITMALGVNSLETLGQQILDFLQVEAPDSLIKKLRLLPKLKRLSNIFPKLVKTAPCQEVVLKDEEVDLNKFPILHCWPLDGGRFITLPLVITKHPITKVRNVGMYRMQVYDKKTTGMHWHPQKGGAQHYRVAEELGQRLEVAVAIGPEPAMTYAATAPLPEDTDEVLLAGFLKNEPVEMVKCLTIDQEVPANSQIVLEGYVEPGERRKEGPFGDHTGYYSLPDDYPVFHITCITHRKDFIYPATIVGRPPQEDCYLAKATERLFLPLIKKQLPEIVDINLPIEGVFHNLAFISIDKRYPGHAKKVMYAIWGLGQMAFTKIVVVFDKDVNVQDTSEVIWRLGNNIDPKRDIVFVEGPVDVLDHASPLPMLGSKMGIDATRKWPEEGFTREWPPVIEMTPEVKEKIDKLWEKLGIKIEE, encoded by the coding sequence ATGGCTTATCAAGATTTGCAGTCATTTTTAAAAGATTTAGAAAAAGCTGATGAACTCTTGCGGATAAAAGAACCCATCAGCCCTTATCTTGAAATTACGGAATTCACAGATAGAATAAGCAAACAGCATGGGCCTGCCTTACTTTTTGAAAACGTAGTAGGCTATAAGACTCCTGTTTTGACCAATGCCTTTGGTTCTTTTAAGCGGATAACTATGGCTTTGGGTGTAAACTCTTTAGAAACATTGGGACAACAGATTTTGGATTTCTTACAAGTAGAGGCTCCAGATAGCCTGATAAAGAAATTAAGGCTTCTTCCTAAATTAAAGCGTCTAAGTAATATCTTCCCCAAATTGGTAAAAACCGCCCCTTGCCAGGAAGTGGTATTAAAAGATGAGGAAGTGGATTTAAACAAATTTCCTATTTTGCACTGTTGGCCTTTAGATGGAGGAAGATTTATCACTTTACCCCTAGTTATTACCAAACACCCTATTACCAAAGTGCGTAATGTAGGTATGTATCGGATGCAGGTCTATGATAAAAAGACTACCGGAATGCACTGGCATCCTCAAAAAGGAGGGGCTCAACACTATCGAGTGGCCGAGGAACTGGGACAGCGTTTAGAAGTAGCGGTAGCTATAGGGCCTGAGCCGGCCATGACCTATGCAGCTACTGCACCTTTACCTGAAGACACAGACGAGGTGCTTTTAGCTGGATTTTTAAAAAATGAGCCAGTAGAAATGGTTAAGTGTCTGACTATTGATCAAGAAGTACCGGCAAATTCCCAAATTGTCCTTGAAGGTTATGTAGAGCCAGGTGAGAGGCGTAAAGAAGGTCCATTTGGTGACCATACGGGTTATTACTCCTTGCCTGATGATTATCCTGTATTTCACATTACCTGTATTACCCATAGAAAGGATTTTATCTATCCTGCTACTATTGTGGGCCGTCCACCACAGGAAGATTGTTATCTAGCTAAGGCTACGGAAAGGCTATTTTTGCCCTTGATAAAAAAGCAGTTACCTGAAATTGTGGATATAAACCTGCCTATAGAAGGTGTATTTCACAACTTAGCCTTTATCTCCATTGATAAACGCTACCCTGGGCATGCTAAAAAAGTCATGTATGCCATCTGGGGATTGGGGCAGATGGCTTTTACAAAAATTGTGGTTGTTTTTGACAAAGATGTTAATGTCCAAGATACCTCTGAAGTAATTTGGCGTTTGGGAAACAACATTGACCCTAAAAGAGACATAGTATTTGTAGAAGGTCCAGTGGATGTCCTCGACCATGCCTCGCCTTTACCTATGTTGGGTAGCAAGATGGGCATAGATGCCACCCGCAAGTGGCCAGAAGAGGGTTTTACTAGAGAATGGCCACCAGTAATAGAAATGACACCTGAAGTAAAGGAAAAAATAGATAAATTATGGGAAAAGCTTGGGATTAAGATTGAGGAATAA